From the genome of Candidatus Eremiobacteraceae bacterium, one region includes:
- the glnA gene encoding type I glutamate--ammonia ligase, translating into MAKASPAKAALDFIKKHGAKIVDFKFIDMPGMWQHTSVPAGEVDEDAFVHGIGFDGSSIRGFQAIQESDMIMLPEPSSARVDTFCSVPTVSFICDIFDPREQALYSRDPRGIAKKAAAFLKKSGTADTAYFGPELEFFILDHLSFDIQPNMMGYVIDSEEAHWNSGSVETPNLGYALRPKEGYYPVAPSDKHMDIRSEMVLSLQEWGVPVEMHHHEVATAGQTEIDIRYNDLVTQADNVMIYKYVTRNVARKYGKTVTFMPKPLFGDNGSGMHVHMSLWKAGKNLFYHEKGYAELSTTALHYIGGLLTHINALMAFCAPTTNSYKRLVPHFEAPVNVAFSKGNRSAAIRVPIFFKGPRFSRSKRIEFRPPDCTSNPYLAFSALLMAGLDGIRRKIDPTKAGFGPLDTNIYDLPAREARKIRSVPGSLDESLTALEKDHAFLLEGGVFTQEIIDLWIDYKRTREIQEVKIRPHPYEFYLYHDL; encoded by the coding sequence GTGGCGAAAGCATCGCCTGCCAAAGCGGCATTGGATTTCATCAAGAAACACGGCGCCAAGATCGTGGACTTCAAGTTCATCGACATGCCGGGCATGTGGCAGCATACATCGGTGCCGGCCGGCGAAGTGGATGAGGACGCGTTTGTCCACGGCATCGGCTTTGACGGATCGAGCATCCGCGGATTTCAGGCCATTCAAGAGAGCGACATGATCATGCTGCCCGAGCCGTCGTCGGCGCGGGTCGACACGTTCTGCTCGGTACCAACCGTCTCGTTCATCTGCGACATCTTCGATCCGCGCGAACAAGCGCTCTACTCACGCGATCCGCGCGGCATCGCGAAGAAAGCCGCCGCCTTCCTCAAAAAATCCGGAACCGCCGATACCGCTTACTTCGGACCCGAACTCGAATTCTTCATCCTCGACCACCTGAGTTTTGACATCCAGCCGAACATGATGGGCTACGTCATCGACTCGGAAGAAGCGCACTGGAACTCAGGCTCCGTAGAGACCCCGAACCTCGGTTACGCCTTGCGGCCGAAAGAGGGATACTATCCGGTCGCGCCTTCGGACAAGCACATGGACATCCGCTCTGAGATGGTGCTCTCGCTCCAGGAATGGGGCGTGCCCGTCGAGATGCATCACCATGAAGTCGCGACGGCCGGTCAGACGGAGATCGATATCCGCTACAACGATCTCGTGACGCAAGCCGACAACGTGATGATCTACAAGTATGTGACGCGCAACGTCGCCCGCAAGTACGGTAAGACCGTCACGTTTATGCCGAAGCCGCTCTTCGGCGACAACGGTTCGGGCATGCACGTGCACATGAGCCTCTGGAAGGCCGGCAAGAATCTCTTCTATCACGAAAAGGGCTACGCCGAGCTTTCAACCACCGCGCTGCACTACATCGGCGGTCTCCTCACACACATCAACGCGCTGATGGCGTTCTGTGCGCCGACGACCAACTCGTACAAACGCCTGGTGCCGCACTTCGAGGCGCCGGTCAACGTCGCGTTCTCCAAGGGGAACCGCTCGGCCGCGATCCGCGTGCCGATCTTCTTCAAAGGGCCGCGCTTCAGCCGGTCCAAACGCATCGAGTTCCGGCCGCCGGACTGCACGTCGAATCCGTATCTCGCGTTCTCCGCGCTGCTGATGGCAGGTCTGGACGGCATCCGCCGCAAGATCGACCCGACCAAGGCCGGTTTTGGTCCGCTCGATACGAACATCTACGATTTGCCCGCGCGTGAAGCGCGGAAGATCCGCTCGGTGCCGGGCAGCCTCGACGAATCGTTGACGGCATTGGAAAAGGACCACGCATTCTTGTTAGAAGGCGGCGTCTTCACACAAGAGATCATCGATCTGTGGATCGACTACAAGCGGACGCGGGAGATCCAGGAAGTCAAGATCCGCCCACATCCCTACGAATTCTACCTCTACCACGATCTGTGA